A region of Syntrophales bacterium DNA encodes the following proteins:
- a CDS encoding uroporphyrinogen decarboxylase family protein — protein sequence MKTMTERERYLNTLLFKDVDRIPFTPGEPRESTLKRWHKEGLAENKNYLDAVIEELGIKHENYRNRKERMGAGVTFRMIPTFEEKVLEHKDGHYIVQDWMGNITEISDKYDYTYIRSSKDFVTRRWLKFPVEDRKSWEDMKKRYNSQTTGRFPDDFNERCRRLVDRDYPVGISFPGPFWQLREWCGFEPLCILMIEDPEFIMDMIDFWRDFVVRTMEPILEKVKLDFVQMSEDMAYKAHSMISPEMTRRFLLPVYQKWIPLIKQSGCPIVDMDSDGYVAELIPIWIEADINCCDPMEVAAHNDIVDYRQKFAKQMAFRGGVDKRAIAKGGDTIKRELERIIPPMFKDGGYIPGCDHGVPHDISWQNFVYYCRLLAEYTGWLE from the coding sequence ATGAAAACAATGACAGAACGTGAAAGATATCTGAATACGCTGCTTTTTAAGGATGTAGACAGGATTCCTTTTACCCCAGGTGAACCACGCGAATCTACATTAAAAAGGTGGCATAAAGAGGGGCTAGCTGAAAATAAAAACTATCTAGATGCTGTTATTGAAGAGCTTGGTATAAAGCATGAAAATTACCGAAACCGAAAAGAGCGTATGGGAGCAGGTGTTACTTTTAGGATGATCCCTACATTTGAAGAAAAAGTACTTGAACATAAAGACGGACATTACATTGTCCAGGACTGGATGGGAAATATCACTGAAATATCAGACAAATATGATTATACGTATATTCGCAGTTCCAAGGATTTTGTTACCCGCAGGTGGCTTAAGTTTCCGGTTGAGGACCGCAAAAGCTGGGAGGATATGAAAAAAAGGTATAATTCGCAAACAACAGGCAGGTTTCCAGACGATTTCAACGAACGGTGTAGGAGATTAGTAGACAGAGACTACCCTGTCGGCATTTCCTTTCCAGGTCCGTTCTGGCAGTTGAGAGAGTGGTGTGGATTTGAGCCTCTGTGTATTCTCATGATAGAAGATCCTGAGTTCATTATGGATATGATTGATTTCTGGAGGGATTTTGTTGTCAGAACTATGGAGCCAATTCTTGAAAAGGTTAAGCTTGATTTTGTCCAGATGTCTGAGGATATGGCATACAAGGCACATAGTATGATTTCTCCTGAAATGACGCGCAGGTTTCTGCTTCCTGTTTATCAGAAATGGATTCCTTTGATAAAGCAAAGTGGATGTCCCATTGTTGATATGGATTCCGACGGATATGTTGCAGAACTGATCCCTATCTGGATTGAAGCGGATATTAATTGCTGTGATCCTATGGAGGTTGCTGCACATAACGATATTGTCGACTATCGCCAGAAATTTGCAAAACAGATGGCGTTCAGAGGCGGTGTTGATAAACGTGCTATCGCAAAAGGCGGAGATACTATTAAGAGGGAGCTTGAACGCATTATTCCGCCCATGTTCAAGGACGGTGGGTATATACCTGGTTGTGACCATGGAGTACCTCATGATATTTCGTGGCAAAACTTTGTTTATTATTGCAGGCTGCTGGCTGAATATACAGGATGGTTGGAATAA
- a CDS encoding AraC family transcriptional regulator encodes MDKLTKNMDILSMLKTPTFRSEKFRTPSSIEKKLQLWVDRIGSASEYSINKPMRILGLYAVLHVELGRGYLISPLTGRIELKTGDSFFLFPNVPHTYGSIKNEWATCWIVFDGPLCKTYENLGYMNPKNPVIYDHECIVHQTFKKMQVLMERDDTASCLERSTNMTALILELYKRRKFMHAQHRYKNLILLVTQYLAEHCHENIRPPDVAERFAVSYTHLRRLFRRDTGFSIKEFITHKRISKAKALILEKKLPLKQIAQQTGYNDVFLFMRTFKKIAGISSGKFEKNHTM; translated from the coding sequence ATGGATAAACTAACCAAAAATATGGATATTTTGTCCATGCTAAAAACTCCAACATTCAGGTCTGAAAAATTCAGGACACCATCCAGTATTGAAAAAAAACTGCAGTTATGGGTGGACAGAATTGGTTCTGCTAGCGAATATTCCATAAACAAACCCATGCGTATTCTCGGGCTTTATGCTGTCCTGCATGTTGAACTGGGAAGAGGCTACTTAATTTCTCCTTTAACAGGAAGAATCGAGCTGAAAACAGGAGACAGCTTTTTTCTTTTCCCCAATGTTCCTCATACTTACGGCAGCATAAAGAACGAGTGGGCAACATGCTGGATAGTATTTGACGGACCTTTATGTAAAACATACGAGAATCTAGGTTATATGAATCCCAAAAATCCTGTAATTTACGACCATGAATGTATTGTCCATCAAACTTTTAAGAAAATGCAAGTACTTATGGAAAGAGATGATACAGCCAGCTGTCTTGAACGAAGTACAAATATGACTGCATTGATCCTGGAGCTTTACAAGCGCAGGAAGTTTATGCATGCCCAGCATAGGTATAAGAATCTTATTTTGCTAGTTACACAGTACCTTGCAGAACACTGTCATGAGAACATAAGACCGCCCGATGTGGCAGAAAGATTTGCAGTCAGTTACACACACTTGAGACGTCTTTTTAGAAGAGATACTGGATTTTCTATTAAGGAATTTATAACGCACAAAAGGATATCAAAAGCTAAGGCCCTGATTCTGGAGAAAAAACTACCGCTAAAACAAATCGCTCAGCAAACAGGATATAATGATGTATTTCTCTTTATGCGTACTTTTAAAAAGATAGCAGGCATCTCGTCTGGAAAGTTCGAGAAAAACCATACAATGTAA
- a CDS encoding DEAD/DEAH box helicase family protein, whose amino-acid sequence MNKTQALQYITNAMSLRTPQEKSLVLFADYLESSAGKKVLARMKREDRGNVNDIEVMTKEYGQTVPELCQFQAFERTFPAYTFALATGVGKTRLMGAFVAYLYLVYEIQHFMLVAPGNTIYRKLVDDFSKASNPKYVFRGIKEININTTRIITKDNYQQNQATTSLFGNLIQINIFNVQQFAQKDIEQEKGITKFSETLGESYFEYLSSLNDLVVLLDESHHYHADAAMGSLDRIDPLFGLEFTATPYIATTSTRVNTEPTLKKNILYTYNLGDAIRDGYVKDPWVGTEADVDFSQWDSESIETDARKLQLAAFFHERAKVALKEYALQNSKPEVKPVMLVVAKDTAHASLLRALIDNDDFRGGTYKGKVIEVHTKTKGEEADETIEKLISLEHPDNIVEIVIHVNMLKEGWDVTNIYTIAPIRSSASEILTEQTIGRGLRLPYGERTGNKNVDRVMIVAHDNYAKVIEGARKSKLIQPSNIERVSAQDTKLVKEVVEVQSAFVASIQGKIKANSAIMQEIEAQAAKAVSSVISEDTPEDVKAATRQSKTDEIVENLAKQEASRLSFAEYHKHKKETLEPWPEGTLFSNLSDSAKKELENIGRVSGQTIELRNIPIPRLMLTPHYGELIIEDFDLNTRRLSMYATETSILEERLQGSQEKDLFGNTQEGAWESEVTRVSSLGEGRKQSPENTIIAALIEQPLLDYEEQKTLLLKLSGQAVTHYKSFIRDENSLKMVIENNFRQIAKEIYDQILEHKEFVSDGYLESGVREPKPYLERYNYSKSSDEKAVTLESQLGRFSRDKIYTRFSKACHAEYRFDSSDEARMAYLLDKDLSVEDWLRPAPNQFEGLYWRDEDGNSQHRYEPDFVVEFKNEIVMIEVKPSVEINTPDVQEKKKTAEKYCELVSKNIGSFGIVKPWRYVIVPTDKITISSTIAVLLVR is encoded by the coding sequence ATGAATAAAACTCAAGCGCTACAGTACATAACCAACGCCATGAGTCTTAGGACCCCTCAAGAAAAAAGCTTGGTGCTTTTTGCTGATTATTTGGAATCAAGTGCGGGAAAAAAAGTATTGGCTCGCATGAAACGAGAAGATCGTGGGAATGTAAATGATATTGAGGTGATGACAAAAGAGTACGGTCAAACGGTGCCTGAGTTATGCCAATTTCAGGCGTTTGAACGAACCTTTCCGGCCTATACTTTCGCGCTTGCTACCGGTGTTGGAAAGACACGTCTCATGGGCGCTTTTGTGGCGTATCTATATCTTGTCTATGAAATACAGCATTTTATGCTAGTCGCTCCAGGCAACACTATTTATCGGAAGTTAGTGGATGATTTTAGCAAGGCTAGTAATCCCAAATATGTATTTAGGGGGATTAAAGAAATAAATATCAATACCACTCGTATAATTACAAAAGACAACTACCAACAGAATCAAGCTACCACAAGCCTATTTGGTAATTTAATTCAAATCAATATTTTTAATGTGCAGCAATTTGCGCAAAAAGATATTGAGCAGGAGAAAGGTATTACTAAATTTAGCGAAACGCTTGGCGAATCGTATTTCGAGTATTTAAGTTCGCTTAATGATTTGGTGGTATTACTAGATGAATCACACCATTATCATGCAGATGCTGCGATGGGGTCACTTGATCGCATAGATCCGCTATTTGGGCTTGAATTTACCGCCACACCGTATATAGCAACAACGAGTACTAGGGTTAACACAGAACCGACTCTCAAAAAAAATATTCTGTATACCTACAATCTTGGAGATGCAATTCGTGATGGTTATGTAAAAGACCCGTGGGTAGGAACAGAGGCGGATGTTGATTTTAGTCAGTGGGATTCTGAATCTATTGAAACGGATGCTAGAAAATTACAGTTGGCGGCTTTTTTCCATGAGCGCGCTAAAGTGGCATTAAAAGAGTATGCTTTGCAAAATAGTAAACCGGAAGTTAAGCCGGTTATGTTGGTTGTTGCAAAGGATACGGCGCATGCCAGCTTACTTCGGGCGTTAATTGATAATGATGATTTTAGAGGCGGTACATATAAAGGCAAAGTGATTGAGGTTCACACAAAGACAAAAGGAGAGGAAGCGGACGAGACTATTGAAAAGCTAATATCTCTTGAACATCCGGATAATATTGTTGAGATTGTTATTCATGTAAATATGCTTAAAGAAGGCTGGGATGTTACAAATATTTATACTATTGCGCCTATTCGTTCTTCGGCTTCGGAAATTTTGACTGAACAAACAATTGGCCGTGGTCTTCGCTTGCCGTATGGTGAGCGTACAGGCAATAAAAATGTTGATCGTGTTATGATAGTTGCTCATGATAATTACGCAAAAGTAATTGAAGGTGCGCGGAAATCAAAACTTATTCAACCGTCAAATATTGAAAGAGTTTCAGCTCAGGATACAAAATTAGTTAAAGAGGTAGTTGAAGTTCAATCGGCGTTTGTTGCAAGTATTCAGGGAAAGATTAAAGCTAATTCTGCGATTATGCAGGAGATTGAAGCGCAGGCAGCAAAAGCAGTAAGCTCCGTTATCTCTGAGGATACTCCCGAAGATGTTAAAGCAGCAACGAGACAAAGCAAAACAGATGAAATTGTTGAAAACCTTGCAAAGCAAGAAGCGTCACGATTGAGTTTTGCAGAATATCATAAGCATAAGAAGGAAACACTGGAACCATGGCCAGAAGGAACGCTTTTTAGTAATTTAAGCGATTCGGCAAAAAAGGAGCTTGAGAATATTGGACGGGTTTCCGGACAAACTATTGAATTGCGCAATATCCCGATTCCACGGTTGATGCTTACGCCTCATTATGGGGAACTTATTATTGAAGACTTTGATTTGAATACAAGACGATTAAGCATGTATGCTACGGAAACTTCAATACTTGAAGAGCGTCTTCAGGGAAGCCAAGAGAAAGATTTATTTGGTAATACACAAGAAGGAGCTTGGGAATCGGAGGTCACTCGGGTATCAAGTCTTGGCGAAGGGAGAAAACAAAGTCCTGAGAATACTATTATTGCCGCCCTCATTGAACAACCGCTACTTGATTATGAAGAACAGAAAACATTATTGCTTAAACTTTCAGGGCAGGCGGTTACGCATTACAAGTCATTTATAAGGGATGAAAATTCGCTCAAAATGGTGATTGAAAATAACTTCCGCCAAATTGCCAAAGAAATTTATGACCAGATTCTGGAACATAAAGAATTTGTTTCTGATGGATATCTTGAATCCGGAGTTCGAGAGCCAAAACCGTATCTTGAACGATATAATTACTCAAAGAGTTCCGATGAAAAGGCGGTTACGCTAGAATCACAATTAGGCCGTTTTTCAAGAGATAAAATTTACACGAGATTTAGTAAAGCCTGCCATGCAGAGTATCGGTTTGATTCGTCCGATGAAGCACGTATGGCATATCTTCTTGATAAAGATTTGTCTGTGGAAGATTGGTTGCGCCCTGCTCCGAATCAGTTTGAGGGGCTCTATTGGCGTGATGAAGACGGTAATTCTCAGCATCGCTATGAGCCTGATTTTGTGGTTGAATTTAAGAATGAGATAGTGATGATTGAAGTAAAGCCGAGTGTGGAAATTAATACTCCAGATGTACAAGAAAAGAAGAAAACGGCTGAGAAATACTGCGAATTAGTTTCAAAGAATATCGGAAGTTTTGGGATAGTAAAGCCGTGGAGATACGTGATTGTTCCAACTGATAAAATAACAATAAGTTCAACAATAGCTGTTTTATTGGTAAGATAA